Genomic DNA from Nonomuraea rubra:
CATGGCGTGCCGGGCGAAGGCGCCGACGGTCGTCTGGAGGGCGGCGTCGTCGATCACGCCGTACCTCCCCGAGGGGCCGCGCCGCCGGTGATGTCGAGGCGCAGCTTCAGGATCCGTACGGCCTGGGCCAGCGCCTCGTCCCCTGCATATAAGTAGGGGGCTACTCACGACAGTCCGCGAGCGGTAGCCGAATCTGAAGAGGCCTTAGCTTCGGACCGGAAGGAATAGCCATGGCCGAGAAGTTGTACGCGTCCTGGGCGTCGGGATACGCAGCATTCCCCGAGACCGCCAATCTGCGAACGCTCCGCCAGGGTTTCGGGGTGACCTTCACCATCCCGGCGGGCCGGGCCGAATGGATCCACCTGCCGATCCCCACACCGGTCATCGCGGAGGGCGACCGCGCCACCCTGGACAAGGTACTGGTCCTGTTCCATGCACGCCAGAACAGCGAGATCATCGAGGTCCACGTCTTCGACGGGCCCCGCCGAATCTCCAGGTTCTCGGAAATGCGACTTTCAGGCGATCACGCGCAAGGAGTCGATGCGAGAAACGTCTTCGTCGTCCGCCAGGCGGATATCGCCTTCGGGATCGGCGTCACACTACGCGTCAACAACATTTCGGCCTCCACCGACAGCGAGTTCTTCATCAGCAGCTTCGGCGGAGACTTCTTCCACAACGTGTGAGCCCCGTGCGCCACGTACGCACACTTTCCGGGAGTATGTTCATGCGTCCGCAGGGTCGTCCTGATCATCTCCTCGCGGGGAGCGCCGGCCGGCTTCCTGACCGCCCGGCGCGCCGCGGTCACCGCGGCCGGACACGGCCTGCCCGAACCGGCCTGCCCTCGGCGGGTCGCCGGCCTGCGCCGGGAGGAAGTGGCCCAGCTCGCCGGGATCAGCGCCGGCTACAGCCCGGCGAGTCCGGACAGCGCATCACCCGCAATCCGTGCGGGCTGCTGGCCAACCGCATCGGCACCCCCGCCGTGGTGCTCGGGCGTACCCTCGACATCCTGTCCCGGAACCGGCTCGGTGCCGCTCTGCCCGGCGACCCGGCCGCCATACGCCCGGCCACCGTAACCACGTGCGCATGCTCTTCCTCGGCCAGCGCGTCCGGGCCCTGGAAACCGACTGGCCGGCCCGCGCCCGCGAAGCCGACTTCCGCGCCTGAAGGAGCCAGCACCTGATCACGCTGCACCCGTTCGGCCACAGCACCGTCCACCACCCCATCACCGGCCCCGTCAGTCTCGGCTGGCACATCCTGACGAGCGTCGACGAACAGTCCATCGTGCTCATTACGGCTCCGCCCGGCAGCGCCGACCACGCCGCCCTCCGGCAGCTGGACCCCTGGGCGGTGGAGCAATCACTGCGACCCCGCCATCCTCAGGCAGTTTCGGGACGGCGGTTCGAGGCCCGGGTCAGCTTGAAGTGGGCGCACGATTTCCGGAAGGCACCTTGAAATCGGCCGGCCATTTACGGCAAGTCGCTTGGTCGCTGACCGCACCGAGTCGATCC
This window encodes:
- a CDS encoding DUF6623 family protein is translated as MAEKLYASWASGYAAFPETANLRTLRQGFGVTFTIPAGRAEWIHLPIPTPVIAEGDRATLDKVLVLFHARQNSEIIEVHVFDGPRRISRFSEMRLSGDHAQGVDARNVFVVRQADIAFGIGVTLRVNNISASTDSEFFISSFGGDFFHNV